A region of Vigna radiata var. radiata cultivar VC1973A chromosome 10, Vradiata_ver6, whole genome shotgun sequence DNA encodes the following proteins:
- the LOC106775138 gene encoding splicing regulatory glutamine/lysine-rich protein 1 produces MAASSSSLSSSDVSSPHRRRRHHRHRRDRDKDSLKIRKKTKSQSRGKRRRRHHHHSSNSDSDSDSHSSSSVSDYSRSESSSDSEREASHRSKRHKRSDRPKKNKEKDRSKSHHHKRQKHKEKEKQHDERRSSPVQLSKFLGRDKDDGVRRSAVSGKKILLKLEKSKEDKVAESKRNELLNFLNASFD; encoded by the exons ATGGCggcctcttcttcttcactttcttcctcCGACGTATCCTCTCCTCACCGTCGTCGGCGTCATCACCGCCACCGCCGAGACCGCGACAAGGACTCCCTCAAGATCCGAAAGAAGACCAAGTCTCAGTCCCGCGGTAAACGGCGTCGTAGGCATCACCACCACTCTTCCAATTCCGATTCCGATTCCGATTCTCATTCATCATCTTCTGTCTCCGATTACTCTAG AAGTGAGAGTTCTTCTGATAGTGAGCGTGAAGCATCTCACCGTTCAAAGAGGCACAAAAGGAGTGACAGGCCAAAGAAG AATAAGGAAAAGGATAGAAGTAAAAGCCACCATCATAAGCGGCAGAAGCATAAAGAAAAAGAG AAGCAGCATGATGAGAGGAGAAGCAGCCCTGTGCAGCTTTCCAAG TTTTTAGGACGTGACAAGGATGATGGTGTACGTCGGAGTGCTGTATCTGGCAAGAAG atTCTTCTGAAACTCGAAAAATCGAAGGAAGATAAAGTGGCCGAAAGCAAGAGAAATGAACTGCTGAACTTTTTAAACGCTAGTTTTGATTAG